One window from the genome of Lacerta agilis isolate rLacAgi1 chromosome 16, rLacAgi1.pri, whole genome shotgun sequence encodes:
- the LOC117061138 gene encoding taste receptor type 2 member 8-like, giving the protein MSITTPFGIFPQTFFAIVSTVAYLVNGFILVVNGHRWLQNWKMAPCDCLLTSLSTSRIMLQLTIMINNILYNSLPENYTRTFTQDIGTFFWLFFSNVNFWCATWLNIFYCVKVTNFPHLLFVWLKLRIDVLAPRLLGMVIIALMLFSVHPTILYFENKKLCNLSGTLTQNASLNNVCHDPLFAFKTLQLSSLCMNFILSVMASMVLLISLWRYIRNLRKSGSVIKDLSTQVYLNVMKSLLFSLFFGITFFVAVIIPMPNLYWYGTNGRLVVDIVLSAVPSAHSMILILSNPKLKEILMHILQIRQRAT; this is encoded by the coding sequence ATGAGCATAACTACTCCATTTGGCATTTTCCCCCAGACCTTTTTTGCAATTGTGTCCACTGTTGCCTATTTAGTTAATGGATTTATCTTAGTTGTGAATGGGCATCGATGGCTCCAAAACTGGAAGATGGCTCCTTGCGACTGCCTCTTGACCAGTTTAAGCACCTCCAGAATTATGCTGCAGCTGACCATCATGATAAATAATATTCTGTACAACAGCCTTCCAGAGAACTATACACGTACTTTTACGCAGGATATTGGCACATTTTTCTGGTTATTTTTCAGCAATGTCAACTTCTGGTGTGCCACATGGCTCAACATTTTCTACTGTGTAAAGGTCACCAACTTCCCCCATCTCCTGTTCGTCTGGCTGAAGCTAAGGATCGATGTACTTGCACCCAGACTGCTCGGAATGGTGATAATAGCTCTCATGCTCTTCTCTGTTCATCCAACCAttctttattttgaaaacaaGAAGCTCTGCAATCTCTCGGGAACTCTGACACAGAATGCCAGTCTCAACAACGTTTGCCATGACCCATTATTTGCTTTTAAGACTCTACAGTTAAGTTCTTTATGCATGAATTTCATCCTCAGCGTAATGGCATCCATGGTTTTGCTCATCTCTCTTTGGAGGTACATAAGGAATCTAAGAAAGAGTGGCTCTGTCATTAAGGACCTCAGCACACAGGTCTATCTCAATGTCATGAAGTCTTTGCTGTTCTCTCTGTTCTTTGGTATAACGTTTTTTGTTGCTGTAATCATTCCTATGCCTAATTTGTACTGGTATGGCACAAATGGCCGATTAGTTGTTGATATTGTGCTGTCTGCAGTCCCTTCAGCACACTCCATGATCCTAATATTGTCCAATCCCAAACTGAAAGaaattttaatgcacattttacagATCAGACAAAGGGCAACCTAA
- the LOC117061139 gene encoding olfactory receptor 2A5-like, with translation MRNQTFVAEFLLLGLSKGLKIRLLLFGLFSVTYAITLVGNSIILMLIWLDPRLHKPMYFFLSHLAFVDICYTSSTVPQMLVNLQNPRQTIALAGCVVQMYVFLVLATTECILLAVMAYDRYVAICHPLHYTFLMNKRVCMKLAVATWMSGLLLPVAHTVLTWRLPFCGPNLIDHFFCEMPALLKLACADTKIVEKVTSVGCIFTLLIPISFILMTYIRILVSVLKIQSAQGQHKAFSTCVSHVSVVVLFYGSAIFMYMRPESSHSPSQDKMVSLFYSIVIPLFNPIIYSLKNRDVKEALIKILQRCRRFCLSSGKHEMPN, from the coding sequence ATGAGGAACCAAACATTTGTGGCTGAATTCCTCCTGCTTGGTCTCTCTAAGGGCCTGAAGATCCGTCTTTTGCTGTTTGGGCTTTTTTCTGTGACCTACGCCATCACTCTGGTGGGCAACTCAATCATACTGATGCTCATCTGGCTGGATCCCCGACTCCACAagcccatgtacttcttcctgagCCACCTTGCTTTTGTGGACATCTGCTATACATCCAGCACAGTCccccagatgttggtgaaccTCCAGAACCCAAGACAAACCATCGCATTGGCTGGTTGTGTTGTACAGATGTATGTCTTCCTGGTCTTGGCCACGACTGAGTGCATCCTCCTGGCAGTGATGGCGTATGACAGGTATGTGGCAATATGCCACCCACTGCACTACACGTTCCTCATGAACAAGAGAGTATGCATGAAGCTAGCCGTGGCAACCTGGATGAGTGGCCTTTTATTGCCAGTGGCACACACTGTCCTCACCTGGAGGTTGCCATTCTGTGGTCCCAATCTGATTGATCACTTTTTCTGTGAAATGCCAGCATTGCTGAAGTTGGCATGTGCCGATACCAAGATTGTTGAAAAGGTCACTTCGGTGGGATGCATTTTCACCTTGCTTATCCCCATCTCCTTTATCTTGATGACTTACATCCGTATCCTGGTTTCCGTCTTGAAAATCCAATCTGCCCAAGGACAGCACAAAGCATTCTCTACTTGTGTCTCTCATGTATCAGTGGTGGTGCTGTTCTATGGCAGTGCCATATTTATGTACATGAGACCTGAGTCGAGCCACTCCCCTAGTCAGGACAAAATGGTCTCCCTGTTTTATAGTATTGTCATTCCCTTGTTTAATCCAATTATATACAGTCTGAAGAACAGAGATGTGAAAGAGGCCTTGATTAAAATTCTCCAAAGATGCAGAAGATTTTGTTTATCCTCAGGCAAACATGAgatgccaaactag
- the LOC117060750 gene encoding olfactory receptor 2A5-like: MRNQTFVAEFLLLGLSKSLKIRLLLFGLFSVTYTITLVGNSIILMLIWLDPRLHTPMYFFLSHLAFVDICYTSSTVPQMLVNLQSPRQTISLVGCAIQMHIFLTLAITECILLAVMAYDRYVAICHPLHYTFLMNKRACMKLAMATWMSGLLLPVAHTVLTWRLPFCGPNLIDHFFCEMPALLKLACADTMIVEKVTSVGCIFTLLIPISFILMTYIRILVSVLKIQSAQGQHKAFSTCVSHVSVVVLFYGSAIFMYMRPESSHSADLDKIVSLFYSIFTPMFNPMIYSLRNKDMKGALAKILPQHKLC; encoded by the coding sequence ATGAGAAACCAAACATTTGTGGCTGAATTCCTCCTGCTTGGTCTCTCTAAGAGCCTGAAGATCCGTCTTTTGCTGTTTGGGCTTTTTTCTGTGACCTACACCATCACTCTGGTGGGCAACTCAATCATACTGATGCTCATCTGGCTGGACCCCCGACTCCACAcgcccatgtacttcttcctgagCCACCTTGCCTTTGTGGACATCTGCTATACATCCAGCACAGTCccccagatgttggtgaaccTCCAGAGCCCAAGACAAACCATCTCGTTGGTTGGCTGTGCCATTCAGATGCACATTTTTCTGACCTTGGCTATTACTGAGTGCATCCTCCTGGCAGTGATGGCGTATGACAGGTATGTGGCAATATGCCACCCACTACACTACACGTTCCTCATGAACAAGAGAGCATGCATGAAGTTAGCCATGGCAACCTGGATGAGTGGCCTTTTATTGCCAGTGGCACACACAGTCCTCACCTGGAGGTTGCCATTCTGTGGTCCCAATCTGATTGATCACTTTTTCTGTGAAATGCCAGCATTGCTGAAGTTGGCATGTGCCGATACCATGATTGTTGAAAAGGTCACTTCGGTGGGATGCATTTTCACCTTGCTTATCCCCATCTCCTTTATCTTGATGACTTACATCCGTATCCTGGTTTCCGTCTTGAAAATCCAATCTGCCCAAGGACAGCACAAAGCATTCTCTACTTGTGTCTCTCACGTATCAGTGGTGGTGCTGTTCTATGGCAGCGCCATATTTATGTACATGAGACCAGAGTCTAGTCATTCAGCAGATTTGGACAAAATAGTCTCTCTCTTCTATAGCATATTCACCCCCATGTTCAATCCCATGATATACAGCCTGAGGAACAAAGACATGAAAGGGGCATTGGCCAAAATTCTGCCACAGCACAAGCTTTGTTGA
- the LOC117061141 gene encoding olfactory receptor 2A12-like, translating into MRNQTEVTEFILLGLSNSPKMRIVLFGIFSVVYSITLAGNGIFLMLIWLDSRLHTPMYFFLSHLSFVDIWYTTSTVPQMLSNLWSPKKTISFSGCGAQIYLFLGLGITECVLLAVMAYDRFLAICHPLRYTLIMNHRVCVMLAASSWMCGFLLAMVHAVQTLQMPYCGPNVIDHFYCDILALLKLVCADTQLNEIIVFVVGVLILLCPFSFILTTYVRILAAILQIRSAEGRHKAFSTCASHMAVVAMFYGSAMFMYMRPGSSHYAEHDKMISLFYSVVTPMFNPMIYSLRNKEVKGALLKVLQRCKPSHGA; encoded by the coding sequence ATGAGGAATCAAACCGAAGTGACAGAATTTATCCTCTTGGGTCTTTCCAACAGCCCAAAGATGCGCATTGTTCTCTTTGGGATTTTCTCTGTGGTCTACAGCATAACACTAGCTGGCAACGGGATTTTCTTGATGCTTATTTGGCTGGATTCTCGACTCCACACACCCATGTATTTCTTCTTGAGCCACCTCTCTTTTGTGGACATCTGGTACACAACCAGCACTGTTCCTCAGATGCTGTCCAATCTCTGGAGCCCAAAGAAGACCATCTCATTTTCTGGCTGTGGTGCTCAGATCTACCTCTTCCTGGGTCTTGGCATCACTGAATGTGTGCTCCTTGCTGTGATGGCGTACGACCGGTTTTTAGCAATATGTCACCCTCTGCGCTACACACTCATTATGAACCATAGAGTCTGTGTCATGTTGGCGGCGTCATCTTGGATGTGTGGCTTCCTCCTTGCCATGGTGCACGCAGTCCAGACTCTACAGATGCCTTACTGTGGCCCAAATGTCATTGACCACTTCTACTGTGACATATTGGCTCTGCTGAAACTGGTCTGTGCTGACACGCAACTCAACGAAATCATTGTGTTTGTGGTTGGTGTCCTCATTCTTCTGTGCCCCTTCTCCTTCATACTCACCACATATGTACGCATCCTAGCAGCCATCTTGCAGATCCGTTCTGCCGAAGGCAGGCACAAGGCTTTCTCCACATGTGCGTCCCACATGGCTGTGGTGGCAATGTTTTATGGAAGTGCTATGTTCATGTACATGAGGCCTGGTTCAAGCCACTATGCAGAGCACGACAAAATGATATCCTTGTTCTATAGCGTTGTCACTCCCATGTTCAACCCCATGATTTATAGTCTAAGGAATAAGGAAGTAAAGGGGGCATTGCTGAAAGTGCTACAGAGGTGCAAACCCTCTCATGGAGCATGA